In Thermanaeromonas sp. C210, the following proteins share a genomic window:
- the ispE gene encoding 4-(cytidine 5'-diphospho)-2-C-methyl-D-erythritol kinase has product MQGIKIRAYAKVNLTLEVKGRRADGYHEISTIFQSIDLHDTVFLTPGRGIELEVRGRAAPRGADNLAYRAASLLQGRYPFPGVKITLEKRIPLAAGLAGGSADAAAVLVGLNYLWDLGLTAGALAGIGAELGSDVPFCVLGGTALGRGRGERLALLPPPPRLWLVLVKPPFGVSTAAVYRGWDAGLASGWEGDRPREEEAVAALLGGNREGLVRSLGNVLEGVTLRLYPEVATIKGRLMSLGAEKAVLCGSGPTVFGVAPTREEAERIAAALRREYPETVVACTLSP; this is encoded by the coding sequence TTGCAGGGGATCAAGATACGGGCCTATGCCAAGGTCAATTTGACTTTGGAGGTTAAAGGTCGCCGCGCCGACGGTTACCACGAGATAAGCACCATTTTTCAAAGCATTGACCTTCACGATACGGTTTTTTTGACTCCCGGCCGGGGGATAGAGCTGGAGGTTCGGGGCCGGGCGGCGCCGCGGGGTGCGGATAACCTGGCCTACCGGGCGGCTTCTTTGCTTCAAGGGAGGTATCCTTTTCCGGGCGTGAAAATAACCCTGGAAAAGAGGATACCCCTGGCCGCCGGGTTGGCGGGGGGAAGCGCAGACGCGGCGGCGGTCCTGGTGGGTCTCAACTACCTGTGGGATCTGGGCCTGACGGCCGGGGCCTTGGCCGGCATAGGGGCCGAACTGGGGAGTGATGTGCCCTTTTGCGTTTTAGGGGGGACGGCCCTGGGGAGGGGGCGGGGTGAACGGCTGGCCCTTTTACCTCCCCCGCCCCGTCTCTGGCTGGTGCTGGTGAAGCCGCCCTTCGGGGTCAGCACCGCCGCCGTCTACCGGGGATGGGATGCCGGCCTGGCGTCGGGATGGGAGGGCGACCGTCCCCGGGAGGAGGAAGCCGTGGCGGCCCTCTTGGGCGGTAACCGGGAAGGTCTGGTGAGGTCCCTGGGAAACGTCCTGGAGGGAGTAACCTTGCGCCTGTACCCGGAAGTAGCAACTATCAAAGGCAGGCTCATGTCCCTGGGTGCGGAGAAGGCCGTTCTGTGCGGCAGTGGGCCCACCGTTTTTGGGGTGGCTCCCACCAGGGAAGAAGCCGAGAGGATAGCCGCGGCCCTCCGGCGGGAATATCCGGAGACCGTGGTCGCCTGCACCCTCTCCCCTTAA
- a CDS encoding GntR family transcriptional regulator: protein MKNLLAGKLENYKPLREIVFETLREAILSGQLKAGERLMEVQLAEEMGVSRTPVREAIRKLELEGLVVMVPRKGAYVAGISTKDITEVFEIRSALESLAAALACERITEEELEELERLLVQVAECAEKNDLETLIQVDTRFHNVLYRASRNERLAQIINNLGDQIQRFRTTSLATPGRMKEALEEHKALVEAITARDVELAQRLAQEHIENAENRLMEAMRKGMNSSREEEAS, encoded by the coding sequence ATGAAAAATCTGCTGGCAGGTAAGCTGGAAAATTATAAGCCATTGCGGGAGATAGTCTTTGAGACTCTGCGGGAGGCAATTTTGAGCGGGCAGCTTAAGGCCGGAGAGCGCCTGATGGAGGTCCAGCTAGCCGAGGAAATGGGCGTGAGCCGCACACCGGTGAGGGAGGCCATTCGCAAGCTGGAACTGGAAGGCCTGGTAGTCATGGTACCCCGCAAGGGTGCTTATGTGGCGGGCATCTCTACCAAGGACATCACCGAAGTCTTTGAAATCCGCTCCGCCCTGGAATCCCTGGCTGCGGCCCTGGCCTGCGAAAGGATCACCGAAGAAGAACTGGAAGAGCTGGAGCGGCTGCTGGTGCAGGTGGCCGAATGCGCCGAAAAGAACGATCTGGAAACCCTCATCCAGGTAGATACCCGCTTCCACAATGTATTGTACCGGGCCAGCCGCAACGAGCGTTTAGCCCAGATCATCAACAACCTGGGCGACCAGATCCAGCGTTTCCGCACCACCTCCCTGGCCACACCGGGGCGCATGAAGGAAGCCCTGGAAGAGCATAAGGCCCTGGTGGAGGCCATTACGGCGCGGGATGTCGAACTGGCCCAGCGCCTGGCCCAGGAGCATATTGAAAATGCCGAAAACCGCTTGATGGAGGCCATGCGGAAGGGAATGAACTCATCCCGGGAAGAGGAAGCCTCCTAA
- a CDS encoding nucleotidyltransferase family protein, which produces MRQEGADVVLVDGVVLAGGSAGKGDRLGAGNEALVPVAGRPMVAWVLEALRRSGRLRRLVLVGPEELAGLAGEEKITLVPPGRTAVESALNGAGALPGAEWLLLVTADIPLLTPEAVRDFLDRCREISADLYYPIVTRRESETAYPGVKRTYVSLKEGTFTGGNMALLRADALSTCARRGQKLVALRKSPLALGWQIGPFFIVRFLLRRLSLAEVERRFSELLGVRGKAVITPYPEIGVDVDKPDDLELACRVLSAQAASDPWPGPTGSP; this is translated from the coding sequence GTGCGGCAGGAGGGGGCGGACGTCGTGCTGGTAGACGGAGTAGTGCTGGCCGGGGGGAGCGCAGGCAAGGGGGACCGGCTGGGAGCCGGTAACGAGGCCCTGGTGCCCGTCGCCGGACGGCCCATGGTGGCCTGGGTGCTGGAGGCCCTGCGCCGTTCCGGCCGCCTGCGGCGCCTGGTCCTAGTGGGCCCCGAGGAACTGGCCGGGCTGGCCGGGGAAGAGAAGATAACTCTGGTGCCGCCCGGCCGGACGGCGGTGGAGAGCGCCCTTAACGGAGCCGGGGCCCTGCCGGGAGCGGAATGGCTCCTCCTGGTGACCGCCGACATTCCCCTGCTCACGCCGGAAGCGGTCCGGGATTTCCTCGATCGCTGCCGGGAAATTTCGGCCGACCTTTATTACCCCATCGTCACCCGCCGGGAAAGCGAGACGGCTTACCCGGGCGTAAAGAGAACCTACGTATCTCTGAAGGAGGGGACCTTTACGGGGGGGAATATGGCCCTTCTGCGGGCCGACGCCCTTTCGACCTGCGCCCGGCGGGGGCAGAAGCTGGTGGCCCTGCGCAAAAGCCCCCTGGCCCTGGGCTGGCAGATAGGCCCCTTCTTCATCGTGAGATTCCTCCTGCGCCGGCTTTCCCTGGCCGAGGTGGAAAGGCGGTTTTCGGAGCTCTTAGGGGTGCGGGGGAAGGCCGTGATAACACCCTACCCCGAAATCGGGGTGGATGTGGATAAACCCGACGACCTGGAACTAGCCTGCCGGGTATTATCCGCCCAGGCCGCCTCCGATCCCTGGCCGGGCCCCACGGGCTCTCCTTGA
- the glmU gene encoding bifunctional UDP-N-acetylglucosamine diphosphorylase/glucosamine-1-phosphate N-acetyltransferase GlmU → MSKVVAVVLAAGEGKRMRSGRPKVLHRVAGRSLVEHVLAAVEAAGITESIVVVGHGGEEVRNELGPGFRYAWQEKQLGTGHALAQARDLAREAETVLVLCGDTPLLRGETLARLVAEHREQGAAATLLVAAVEDPTGYGRVIRDKEGRVQRIVEEGDADAATRAVKEINSGTYCFTASLLWPALEELRPENAQGEYYLTDVIELFCRRGYLVHALLCPDPEEVLGVNDRVQLARAGRILQRRINEELMLKGVTLVDPDNTYIHAGVEIGRDTVVWPFTFLEGKTWIGSGCVIGPQASIRDSRIGDETVISYSVVRESTIGNRCQIGPFAYLRPGTVLDDRVKVGDFVEIKASRVGEGSKVPHLTYLGDATVGKEVNIGAGTITCNYDGLHKWPTVVGDGAFIGSNTNLVAPVEVGERSVIGAGSTITEDVPPGALAIGRARQVNLAGKGLEKLNAKGRVRDEQR, encoded by the coding sequence GTGTCGAAAGTGGTGGCCGTCGTTCTGGCGGCCGGTGAAGGGAAAAGAATGCGTTCCGGCCGGCCCAAGGTACTGCACCGGGTAGCCGGCCGGAGCCTGGTGGAGCACGTTCTGGCCGCGGTGGAGGCGGCCGGGATCACTGAGAGCATTGTGGTAGTAGGCCACGGGGGAGAGGAGGTCCGGAACGAGCTGGGGCCTGGATTCCGGTACGCCTGGCAGGAAAAGCAGCTGGGTACCGGTCATGCCCTGGCCCAGGCGCGGGACCTGGCCCGGGAAGCGGAAACTGTCCTGGTCCTCTGCGGGGACACCCCCCTCCTGCGCGGGGAAACCCTGGCGCGCCTGGTGGCCGAGCACCGGGAGCAAGGAGCGGCCGCTACCCTGCTGGTAGCTGCCGTGGAAGATCCCACCGGCTACGGCCGGGTCATCCGGGATAAAGAAGGCCGGGTGCAAAGGATTGTGGAGGAAGGCGATGCCGATGCCGCCACCCGGGCCGTTAAGGAGATCAACAGCGGCACCTACTGTTTTACGGCTTCGCTCCTGTGGCCGGCCCTGGAAGAACTCCGGCCGGAAAACGCCCAGGGCGAATACTACTTGACCGACGTCATCGAGCTCTTCTGCCGCCGGGGGTACTTGGTCCACGCCCTCCTCTGCCCGGATCCCGAGGAGGTGCTGGGGGTAAACGACCGGGTGCAGCTCGCCAGGGCGGGACGGATCCTGCAGCGCCGCATAAACGAAGAGCTCATGCTGAAAGGAGTAACCCTGGTGGATCCGGACAACACTTATATCCACGCAGGGGTGGAGATAGGCAGGGACACCGTCGTATGGCCCTTTACTTTTCTGGAGGGGAAGACCTGGATAGGCTCGGGCTGCGTCATAGGTCCCCAGGCCAGCATCCGGGACAGCCGGATAGGCGACGAGACCGTTATCAGCTATTCCGTGGTCCGGGAGAGCACCATTGGCAACCGCTGCCAGATCGGGCCCTTTGCCTACCTGCGACCGGGGACCGTGCTGGACGACCGGGTTAAGGTGGGAGATTTCGTGGAGATCAAGGCCTCCCGCGTGGGCGAGGGCAGCAAAGTGCCCCACCTGACCTACCTGGGCGATGCCACGGTAGGCAAGGAGGTCAACATAGGTGCCGGCACCATTACCTGCAATTACGACGGCCTCCACAAGTGGCCGACGGTGGTGGGCGACGGCGCCTTTATCGGCAGCAATACCAACCTGGTGGCTCCGGTGGAGGTTGGTGAACGATCGGTCATCGGTGCCGGTTCCACCATTACGGAAGATGTTCCTCCGGGGGCCCTGGCCATAGGAAGGGCCCGCCAGGTGAACTTGGCCGGGAAAGGGCTGGAGAAATTAAACGCGAAGGGTCGGGTGAGGGATGAGCAACGATAA
- a CDS encoding ribose-phosphate diphosphokinase produces MSNDNGMLKIFTGNANPKLAEEICSYLKVPLGAAKVGRFSDGEISLVIDESVRGADVFVIQPTCNPVNDNLMELLILIDALRRASARRITAVVPYYGYARQERKTRARDPISAKLVANLITAAGADRLLAMDLHAGAIQGFFDIPVDHLTAVPILADYFHSLGLKDVVVVSPDVGGVTRARNFAERLGAEIAIIDKRRPEPNVAEIMDIIGDVEGKTVIMIDDLIDTAGTICLGAQALMEHGARTIYACCTHPVLSGPALERLGEASLEEIVICNTIPVPPGKEIPRMRCLSVAPLLGEAIMRIHRDESVSTLFD; encoded by the coding sequence ATGAGCAACGATAACGGCATGTTAAAAATCTTTACGGGCAACGCCAACCCCAAACTGGCCGAAGAAATCTGCTCTTACCTGAAGGTGCCCCTGGGTGCGGCCAAGGTGGGGCGCTTCAGCGACGGGGAAATCAGCCTGGTCATCGACGAGAGCGTGCGCGGGGCGGATGTCTTCGTCATCCAGCCCACCTGCAACCCCGTCAACGATAATTTAATGGAGCTTCTGATCCTCATCGACGCCCTGCGCCGCGCTTCGGCCCGGCGTATAACGGCGGTGGTGCCTTACTACGGCTATGCCCGGCAGGAGCGCAAGACGCGCGCCCGCGATCCCATTTCCGCCAAGCTGGTGGCCAACTTGATTACCGCCGCCGGGGCCGACCGGCTGCTGGCCATGGACCTCCACGCCGGGGCCATCCAGGGCTTCTTCGATATTCCGGTGGACCACCTTACGGCGGTGCCCATTCTGGCCGACTATTTCCATTCCCTGGGGCTCAAGGACGTGGTCGTCGTTTCGCCGGACGTGGGTGGGGTGACCCGGGCCCGCAATTTTGCCGAGAGGCTGGGGGCCGAGATCGCCATCATCGATAAGCGGCGGCCGGAACCCAATGTGGCGGAAATAATGGACATTATCGGTGACGTGGAAGGCAAAACGGTCATCATGATCGACGACCTCATCGACACGGCCGGCACCATTTGCCTTGGCGCCCAGGCTTTGATGGAGCATGGAGCCAGGACCATTTATGCCTGCTGCACCCACCCGGTGCTGTCAGGGCCGGCGTTGGAAAGGCTGGGGGAAGCTTCCCTCGAGGAAATAGTAATCTGCAACACCATTCCGGTGCCACCGGGCAAAGAGATACCGAGGATGCGGTGCCTTTCGGTGGCGCCCCTCCTGGGAGAAGCCATTATGCGCATCCACCGCGACGAGTCCGTAAGTACCCTTTTTGACTGA
- a CDS encoding PRC-barrel domain-containing protein encodes MYQRSKKLAGMPVISLADGQALGRIKRLLIDHRNMAVAGLILDRKGWFKEQAVIPYDHVNNVGSHAVTVDQASAVVKLSSMPELENLSKNPVPLLGTKVITEEGAVLGVVEDFWFEPQDGKICYLELKGHLLQGKSQLPAEFIRTCGRDALIARAGAENSLQRPKSLFSAAYRERAAAAGEKISHRLGSYLQRLPWKNRNDG; translated from the coding sequence TTGTACCAGAGGAGCAAAAAGCTGGCCGGCATGCCGGTCATCAGCCTGGCCGACGGGCAGGCCCTGGGCCGCATAAAACGCCTGTTAATAGATCACCGGAATATGGCCGTGGCCGGCCTGATCCTGGACCGCAAAGGGTGGTTTAAGGAACAGGCGGTGATCCCCTACGACCACGTAAACAACGTCGGCAGCCATGCCGTAACTGTAGACCAGGCCTCGGCGGTGGTGAAGTTAAGCTCGATGCCGGAACTCGAGAACCTCTCAAAAAACCCGGTACCCCTTCTCGGGACCAAGGTCATCACCGAGGAAGGAGCCGTGCTGGGAGTAGTCGAAGATTTCTGGTTCGAACCCCAGGACGGCAAGATATGCTATCTAGAGTTAAAGGGCCACCTGCTGCAAGGTAAGAGCCAGCTACCGGCCGAGTTCATCCGCACTTGCGGCCGCGACGCCTTGATAGCCAGGGCAGGAGCGGAGAACTCCCTCCAGCGCCCCAAAAGCCTCTTCTCCGCAGCTTACCGGGAAAGGGCGGCGGCCGCCGGGGAGAAAATAAGCCACCGCCTGGGCAGCTACCTCCAGCGCCTGCCCTGGAAGAACAGGAACGACGGCTAG